The genomic stretch ATTCGCGACCTCGTACTTCTTCCGCTCAAGGTAGGCAAGCACCGGCAGAACCGAGAACGGGTGCCGCCGGGAGAGGGCCTCCAGGTGGTGGAGCCTGACGCGGGTGACTGCCATCTCGATCTCGTGAACGGGCCTCCTGCGCCGGTGCCATCGCTGCCAGACCAGTTCTGCGGCGTCAACACTCGCGAAGTTCGGATCCTGGCGGAGTTCGCGCACCGCCTGGGTGAGAACCGGGACGATGTCGGTATCGAGGAAGATACTGACGAACTCCCCTTCCGTCTCAATGCCGTAGAGCCTTTGGAAGAGGGTGATGGGGATACGGCCGCCGGGGATCATTGTCCGGTCGATGGTCGCGATATCGCATGCCTCTTCCGTGCAGTGGAGCCGGAGGAGGTTTCTCATGTTGGTGATGTCGATCTCGAACCGGAGGTAGGCGTTCAACTCCTGGCACCCGCTGCACCCGATTGCGGCAAGACCGAGCAGGCCGGCATAGTATTGCCGGTAAAGGTCGTCCTCGATCCGGGCAAATGCGCCCGTCTCACCGCAGATCCGATAGTAATCCGCAAGAACCGGATAGAGCCGCCAGCCCTGGAGCGCCTCGATGGCCTCGCCGCAGTTTGTGAAGTTGAGGAGGCGGTCGAGGAGCGGACTGTCGAGTTCCCCCGCCGGGACGAGGAGGTCGCGGATCCGGCGCCGGGGTATGTCGTGAATCGTGCCCCGCAGGATCGCCATGACGTTTGCGATGTCCCACCGGTTGAGGTATTCCCCGGCCAGGGTATGCAGGTCGCCGGGAGCGATCGCCATGGCGTGCCGGAACGACTGCGCCAGGTTGCGGTTTACCGCCGCCTCGATGAGCTGGGCGCCGGAAAAGTCGTGCACGAGATCCAGGATGTTCTGCCGGTACTCTTCCTGCTTGCTGAGATGAGTGACGATCTCCGGTAAGCTCATCTGCATGATCCGCAGGTACTCTTCACGGGGAAGGAGCGTCGTCCTCCTTACCCGGAACCGGGTGCAGGCGTAGATGCATGAGGGGGAGGTCACGCCCAGCGGGGGCATGCACCCCCATTACCGTTTCCTGCTATAAATGCGCACCCGGTTGAGGTCGGGGGCGGTGAGGGCGGCCGCGAGGATGGCGCAGGCAGGCCCGGCCGGCGATGCAGGGCCTAGAGGCACCGCTAGCAGCCCGGGGCGACCGGATGAGGTGTCGGCCTCCTTCGGAGAACTGGATGGGGGATGTTTGAGGCTTGCAGCACCGGCATGACGATCATCGTCAACAGTTCGCTCTCCGGGTACTCCGGCCCGTTGTAATAGTGCTCGTAGACGGTGCCGACGGGCTGGAGCCCGTTCTTCTCTATCCAGCCCGCCATCTCCTCGTACGTCGGCGCCATATCTCGATATGCGCCGCGGTACATGCAGAAGACGAATTTGCCTTCCGGGATGGAGCCCGATCGAATGTCTCCTTTCTCCGGCAGCACCTTCGGTACGGGAAATCCCATCTCTACATCGAGGTTCTGCATATCCATGTTGTGATATGCCACATACGGGACGTCTGAGAGATGTTCTCCGAGTTCCTTCAGGTAATCGGCCATTCTGCCGTAACCCCCGCCAATCAGCATCGGCAGATCTTCGACCTTTGCCCGGGTGCGGATCGACAAGGTAGGTTGCTCTCTCTTCTGCAACAGTTCAATGTTCGATACTCTCGGCATCTTACTTCTCCAATCCTCCCGGCGCGTCTATTTACCCTGTAAGCGGTCCGGGCTCTCTCTTCTCAGTCGATGATTCCATCTCGCCCGTCAAATACTTTCTGTCGGTGGGCCGCTCTCCGCCCGCGCAGATAAGATTCATATCCCGTGCCGACAATCCGCCTCCGATCGCCATGCCCTGCTCGATCGTGACGGGGGATCTCTTTGCCGGCCACGACGCGCCCGGCCATCCCGAGTGCCAGGCACGTCTCGATGCGGCTCTCGCCGGGGTGCCGGCCGGCGCACGCCGCATAGCCCCGGAGCGGGCGACACCTGAGGACCTCGCACGGGTGCACACCGGGCGGCATATCGAAGGGATCCGCTCGTTCTGCCGGGAGTGCCCCCCGGGCCGGGCCCGTTACCTCGACCCGGACACCTACGTCACCTCCTGTTCCTTCGACGCGGCCCTCTATGCTGCCGGAGCCGCATGGCAGGCGGTGGAGCGGGCGCTTTCGGGCGAGCACTCTTTCGCTCTCGTCCGCCCGCCGGGGCACCATGCAACGCCCGACCGGGCGATGGGGTTCTGCCTCTTCAACAACGCCGCCGTCGCGACGGCGAAAGCGCTCCGCGAGGTCGACCGGGTGGCGATCGTGGACTGGGACCTGCACCACGGGAACGGCACGCAGGCGATCTTTTATGGGAGCGACCAGGTGCTCTTCTGCTCGGTTCACCAGGCGGGGATCTTCCCTGGTACCGGGTGGCCGGAGGAGCGGGGTGCCGGTCCGGGTGTCGGGTATACCGTCAATGCGCCCCTCGAAGGGGGTTCAACCGGCGCCGACTACGCACTGGTCTTTCGCGAGGTCTTCGTCCCGGCGCTCCGGCGGTTCGACCCGGACGTCGTGGTGGTCTCGGCAGGCCAGGACGCACTCTTCGACGACCCGCTCGGCTCGATACACCTCCGGCCGGAAGGCTTCGGGGCACTGACCGGGATGCTCGTGGACGCGACCCCTGCATCTCTCGCCCTCGTGCTCGAAGGGGGTTACGGCCGGTCGCATGCGGGAGCGATCGGAGCGATCGTCGCCGCCCTCGACGGAGCCCGCTTCAGTCCCGCCGGCGGCGGGGAAAAGGCAAGCACCCGTCACCTCGTGGAGGCGTATGCCAGTCGCCGGGATGCCGTCCCGCTCTGACGTTGATCAGGTTCATCTCCTCCCGGGTCGATCGGATGACCATGAACCGCATCTTCGATCAGATCCTGATGATTACGGGTGCTCTTCTCCTCCTCGCCCTTGCCGCCGCACCGGCGGTCTCTGCCGTCGCAGTGTACCCGGGAAGCGATGTGACGCTCACGGGTACGAGCACGGGGAGCGATACTGTCTACCTCTTCGTGACCGGCCCGAATCTCCCGCCCACCGGCGGGCGGCTTGACGATCCGCATACGGCCGTTCGCCCGGGAGATCCGGGGAGTTTCACGAGGGTGACGGTCGGTAGCGACGATCGCTGGACATACCGCTGGAGGACGGGCGAGGCCGGGCTCGACCCCGGGGCATACACCGTCTACGCCGTGGAAGCGCCCGTAGACCGCCGAAACCTCTCCGGCCATGGCTACACGACCATCCCCGTCACCTTCGGGGTGCCTTCTGGAACCCCGGCTACGGGAACCGCCGTGCCTGCCACCTCGCCCGTGGAGACGGAGACGCCGACGGCGACGGTGCCGGCAGCCACGCCCTCCCCTGCGCCGACGACAGCAGCACCCCCCTTCGCCGCCCTCATGACGGCCGGTGCGGTGCTTGTTATGGCGACCCTGTTCTTACGGCGCTGACCCGTCCGGGACGGGACCCCTACGCCATAAAATATATATTCATAAATGTACTATTTTGTACAATGATGCTTGGTGTGGTCTGGGTCATCAGGTCTTCGTCCCGCTACACATACCCTGTCAAATCGCTCGTCGAACCTCAATAGTATGAGATTGATACCATGAAATCGAGAGATATTGCAATCGTCGGCATACTCCTTGCCATAGGGGCCATCATCAGGTACATGTCCCTCCTGATCCCCGGCCCCATCGTATCGAACCTCGTGATCGCCTTCTACTGCCTCGCCATCATCCTCGTCGCGCCCACGTTCCGCGAGGCGCTCGGGATCGGCGTCGTGGCGGGCGTCGTCTGTGCGCTTCTCAGCCACTCGATCTTCCCGCCCGCAAACCTCGTCAGCGAACCCATCGGTGCGGTCGTCTGCCTCGGGGTCTACCTGGTGCTGAGGGACCGGTTCTTCCTCGCCCCGGCGGTGACGACGCTTCTGGCCACCTTCGCGAGCGGGTTCTCGTTCATCCTTATTGCCATCCTTGCCGTGGCCCCGACCGTCCTTGGAAAGTTCGGAACCCTCGAGGCGTTCCTCGCGGTCACCGTGCCGATCGTCCTGATCACGGCGGCGGTCAATGCCGTCGTCGCACAGGCGCTCGAGATGCCCGCATCGCGGGCACTGATGCGGGGGACCCGGCAGGCGGCCCCGGGGCGGGATGCGAGGCCGGTTGATGAGTCCTGAGACCGGACGGGAGACCGCCCTTTCCCTTCGGGGGGTCTCCTACACCTACCCCGGGTCGGAGACGCCGGCGCTCAACGGGATCAGCCTCGCTATCGCGAAAGGGGAGATCGTCTTCGTCACCGGCCCTACCGGGGCGGGCAAGACGACGCTCTGTCTTGCGGCGTCCGGCATCCTCCACCACGAGTACGGCGGCACACTGGAGGGGGCAGTCACCATCCTCGGCAGAAACGTCCGGGACTACCGGAACATGGGCGAGATCGGGAGAAACGTCGGCGTGGTCTTCGACGACGCCGAAGCCCAGCTCATCTTCACGACCGTCGAGGAGGAGGTTGCTTCCGGGCTTGAGAATCTCGGAATCCCCCGGGAGGAGATGCAGCAGAGGCTCCGCGCGGTGATGGAAGCGACCGGGATCGCCGGTCTCGCGGAGCGTGCCCCGCACACCCTCTCCGGGGGGCAGAAACAGCGGGTCGCCATCGCCGCAACCATCGCGCTCGGCACGAAGATCCTGATCCTCGACGAACCCACCGCCGAACTGGACGCGGAGGCGACCGCTGCGGTATCCGCTCTCCTCCGGAGGCTCTCCGGCGAGGGCACCACCGTGCTCATCGTCGAGCAGAAGATCGGCGAGCTCGCCGCCATCGCGGACAGGATGGTCGTCGTCGAAGACGGAGCGATCGCGAAGATCGGGTCTCCCGCCGAGATGATGCAGGAGCCCGTCCGGGAGCACCCGCCGGCCGGCAACGTCCGGCTTCCCGCACCGGCGGCAGCCTCCCCGGGAGTCCCCGTCATATCTGTTCGGGGGCTTGTCCACCGCTACGACGGGGTCGCGGCCATCAGGGGTCTCGATCTTGAGATTGCTTCCGGTGAGATCGTGGCTGTCGCCGGGGATAACGGGTCCGGGAAGACGACGCTCGTCAAGCACTTCAACGGGCTGCTCCGTCCGACCGAAGGCAGCGTCACCGTCGACGGACTCGACGCCGGAATCGTCCCGATAGCACAACTCGCGCGTCACGTGGGCCTTGTCTTCCAGAATCCGGACACCATGCTCTTTGCCGAGACGGTGGCGGACGAGGTGGCGTTCGGTCTCAGAAACATCGACCCCGGCGCTTCTGAGGAGCCTGTCGACGCGGCGCTCCGCGAGGTGGGTCTCCTCCACCGGAAGACGGCCTACCCGCGGTCGCTCTCGCGGGGCGAACGGCAGCGCCTGGCGATCGCCTGCGTCATCGCCATGAGGCCGAAGGTCATCGTGCTCGACGAGCCCACGACCGGGCTCGACGCCCGTGAGTCGGAGAGGATCATGGGAATCCTCGCCCGCCTGCGGCAGGACGGCCACACAATCGTCATGGTGACGCATGATATGCGTCTCGGAGCGGAGTATGCGGATCGCATCGTCAGGATGGAGCAGGGAAGAGTCATCCGCGACAGCAGAACCTATGAGGAAGAACCATGTCTGAAATCATGCAGTACGTCATCCGGGAGAGCGCCTTTCACCGCCTCCACCCGCTCAC from Methanoculleus chikugoensis encodes the following:
- a CDS encoding V-type ATP synthase subunit C, with the translated sequence MPPLGVTSPSCIYACTRFRVRRTTLLPREEYLRIMQMSLPEIVTHLSKQEEYRQNILDLVHDFSGAQLIEAAVNRNLAQSFRHAMAIAPGDLHTLAGEYLNRWDIANVMAILRGTIHDIPRRRIRDLLVPAGELDSPLLDRLLNFTNCGEAIEALQGWRLYPVLADYYRICGETGAFARIEDDLYRQYYAGLLGLAAIGCSGCQELNAYLRFEIDITNMRNLLRLHCTEEACDIATIDRTMIPGGRIPITLFQRLYGIETEGEFVSIFLDTDIVPVLTQAVRELRQDPNFASVDAAELVWQRWHRRRRPVHEIEMAVTRVRLHHLEALSRRHPFSVLPVLAYLERKKYEVANLRAIARGKAFDLAPERIWQYIVL
- a CDS encoding GyrI-like domain-containing protein; translation: MSIRTRAKVEDLPMLIGGGYGRMADYLKELGEHLSDVPYVAYHNMDMQNLDVEMGFPVPKVLPEKGDIRSGSIPEGKFVFCMYRGAYRDMAPTYEEMAGWIEKNGLQPVGTVYEHYYNGPEYPESELLTMIVMPVLQASNIPHPVLRRRPTPHPVAPGC
- a CDS encoding ABC transporter ATP-binding protein, whose protein sequence is MSPETGRETALSLRGVSYTYPGSETPALNGISLAIAKGEIVFVTGPTGAGKTTLCLAASGILHHEYGGTLEGAVTILGRNVRDYRNMGEIGRNVGVVFDDAEAQLIFTTVEEEVASGLENLGIPREEMQQRLRAVMEATGIAGLAERAPHTLSGGQKQRVAIAATIALGTKILILDEPTAELDAEATAAVSALLRRLSGEGTTVLIVEQKIGELAAIADRMVVVEDGAIAKIGSPAEMMQEPVREHPPAGNVRLPAPAAASPGVPVISVRGLVHRYDGVAAIRGLDLEIASGEIVAVAGDNGSGKTTLVKHFNGLLRPTEGSVTVDGLDAGIVPIAQLARHVGLVFQNPDTMLFAETVADEVAFGLRNIDPGASEEPVDAALREVGLLHRKTAYPRSLSRGERQRLAIACVIAMRPKVIVLDEPTTGLDARESERIMGILARLRQDGHTIVMVTHDMRLGAEYADRIVRMEQGRVIRDSRTYEEEPCLKSCSTSSGRAPFTASTRSPN
- a CDS encoding histone deacetylase family protein codes for the protein MPCSIVTGDLFAGHDAPGHPECQARLDAALAGVPAGARRIAPERATPEDLARVHTGRHIEGIRSFCRECPPGRARYLDPDTYVTSCSFDAALYAAGAAWQAVERALSGEHSFALVRPPGHHATPDRAMGFCLFNNAAVATAKALREVDRVAIVDWDLHHGNGTQAIFYGSDQVLFCSVHQAGIFPGTGWPEERGAGPGVGYTVNAPLEGGSTGADYALVFREVFVPALRRFDPDVVVVSAGQDALFDDPLGSIHLRPEGFGALTGMLVDATPASLALVLEGGYGRSHAGAIGAIVAALDGARFSPAGGGEKASTRHLVEAYASRRDAVPL